GATTACTGTTGTTTAGGATTTTATCTAGGTTTTAAGGTTTATGATTGACTACATTCACAGTGAAATGGGTCCATGATTATCTTGTATTGTAAAATCATTGGATATTGTTATCAAGTTATGCCAGTTGTGAGAACAACCTGAGAAttcttcttgctttttattttctttgaagaaactCATATGTAATTGGGATAATCTGTTGTTTAAAAACTTGATAGAACTCACCTGCAAagctctcttttcctcctgtgtCTTTCGTAGACCATTTTCAACCTCtagtttaatttttaagtagTTACAgtattgatttgtgtgtgtgtgtgtgtgagagttacatttttctaggaattttaaTCTGTACCATTTTACTTTTCAGTATTATTGGCAGGTTAATAATTGATCATAATATTCTTCTTAACTATTTAATCTGTAGTTTATATATGGATAGGTTCCCTTTCTGTTCACTATGTTTGTGACTTCCATCTTCTCTTGATCAGTCTCATAAGAGGTCTGCTTTGTTAGCTTTGTTTTCAAGAAACTGACTCTTGGCTTGTTTGGTTTCCACTTCATTGAGTTCCTCTCTTATTTCATCTCTTCAGTGTATGAACCttttctgggggtgggagggacacTGGGGGTTTGCTTGCCCATTGTTCCAAGCACTCCTGATCACGACTGTCAGTCCCAACTAGAACCTACTTCCTGTACCCGCTTCAGTGGTATCTGCTGCCTCCATTCCTGAGCGTTTGGTTTTCTAGTGAGTGTTTGCCAGCTTCTTGTATGTTTCTCCATGTGAGCCCTCAGGTTCTAGCTTGTTGCTTCTTTCTAATTCACTTCCTCTACCTCCTCCACTGTCAGTTTTTCAGAGTTGTATTGAAATTTCTCATATCTGCATGTCTTTTCTCCTATTCTCTTGGTTCTTGTGTATAGCCTTTTAAATATGCTTACTTTAGCATGGTTTGGAGAGGTGAGGAGATAATTATGGGTAAAGTCAATCCATTGTTTTTAACCTCAAACAAATTGTCCTGTTCCAAAACAGGCCTTGACAGAACGTCTGGATGCTGTTCTTTTGGAAAAAGCAGAGACTGAGCAACACTGTGtttctctgaagaaggaaaatattaaaatgaagcaAGAGGTTGAGGTAAGGcaggatttttttaatttatttatttttattaacttatataATATAGTTGTAAATTTTAGAACCAGGATCTTAAAAAGCATCTcgttggacttccctgatggctcagtggtaaagaatctgcctgccagtgcaggagacacaagttcaatccctgacccgggaagatcccacatgccacagagcagctaagccagtgcaccacaactactgagaccacATGCCCTAGAGACTAAGCTGTGCAATAGGAGAAggcgctgcagtgagaagcccctgctcaccacaattaGAGGAGAGCCtgagtagcaatgaagacccagcacagccaaagataaataaatataaataagactAAAAAAATACTAAGGGAAAAATAAGCGTCtcatcttattttaaatataatatttgcaGATAAGGGAACagactgatattttaaaagaaggataACTGAAATCACTGAGCTACACGGAGAGATACAGCTAACATTTAcctgtttattttaatgtttaatctTTTTAGCTGTagtatcattttttaataaaatgggaaagatacCTATTTTATGAAATATCTGTTTTATGAGACACTACCAATTTAAATGTTGATTGTCTCACATACTGTACATACTGTTGCTTGCTCACTTCTCAGATACTTGCCTACCATTGGGTCTGTGCTACTTTTCTCCCCAAAACTTTTATCACTCTATTCAGGAGATGTTCATTAAAGCCTGTAACTTAATAGAACTTATGTAATTTATtaccatttaaaacaaaattaaactcagAGATTTCCTTGCTTTGAGTAAGACATTAGTACTGTTGCTGGATATCATCATAATTATTAAGGTGGTCAGAGCTTCTAAGCAGAATTTTTGGAATCTAAGGATCATATTTCTCTGTGTACACTGCTACTTGTTTCCTCCTTATGAGACTgtgtctcttatttttcttaaggCAGAGGTTTcatcttaaataatttttgtgtGCTTTTTACGTTTATAGGATTCTGTAACTAAGTTGGAAGATGTGCAGAAAGAGTTGGAACAATCACAAAGAAgctatggaaaagaaatagaaaatttgagaAATGAATTAACAACAGTACATTCCAGATACAGTAATGATAAAGCTGATTGGCAAAAGGAAGTGGAAGAAGCAGCAAAAAAACAATTAGAGCTTTCAGAACAGCTCAGATTTCAGAGTGATTCTGAAGATAATGTTAAAAAGCTGCAAGAAGAGATTCAGAAAATTAAGCTAGTCTCTGAGGATCAAATTTTATGTCTGCAAAAGCAGTTAGAAATTGCCACAAATAAAAAGGAGCAAGAAATTACTCACCTCCAAGGAGTGATTGAGGCTAATTGTCAGCAGTACCAAAAAGATATTAATAGTTTGCAGGAAGAACTTGTACAGTTGAAATCTACACACCAAGAAGAGGTGAAAGAATTGATGTGCCAAATTGAAACATCTGCCAAAGAACACGAAGCAGAAGTAAATTATTTGATCCAGCTAAAGGATAACTTAGTCAGAAAGTGTGAGGCAGGTGAGATGAACATTCAGGAGAAGTATAAATGTGAATTAGAAAATGAAGGGAAAGCCTCAGGTGCAGACCAAGAAAATCAGGTGTGCTCTTTGCTCTTACAGGAAGATTCTCTTGTAGAACAAGCAGTGAATGAAAAAGTTAGACACTTAGAAGATGCCCTAAAAGAACTGGAGTCTCAACATAGCATCTTAAAAGACGAGTTAACTTACATGAATAATCTAAAATTAAAACTTGAAATTGACGCCCAACATATAAAGGATGAGTTTTTTCATGAACGGGAAGATTTAGagtttaaaattaatgaattattaCTAGCTAAAGAAGAACAGGGGTATATAATCGAGAAATTAAAATCTGAGCTAGAAGATGCAAATAAACAGTTTTGCTGCACCATCGAACAACATAACAAGGAAGTACAGAGTCTGAAGAAACAGcatcaaaaagaaataacagaactAAATGAGACATTTTTGTcagattcagaaaaagaaaagttaacatTAATGTTTGAAATACAGGGTCTTAAGGAACAGTGTGAAAAACTACAACAAGAAAAGCAAGAAGCAATGTTAAACTACGAGGGTTTACGAGAGATTATGGAAATTTTACAGACAGAGCTGGGGGAATCTGCTGAAAAAATAAGTCAAGAGTTTGAATCAATGAAGCAACAACAAGCATTTAATATTAATGAACTACAGCAGAAGCTCCAAACTGCATTTAATGAAAAAGATGCTCTCCTTGAAACTGTGAATTGTCTCCAGAGAGAAAATGATAACTTACTGTCACAGCAGGAATGTGTACCAGAACTTGAAAATACCATAAAGAATCTTCAAGAGAAGAATGAACTGTATCTAGTTAGTCTCAGTCAGAGAGATACCATGTTACAAGAATTTGAAGCAAAGATAAGTTCTCTTACTGAAGAAAAATATGATTTCATAAGTAAGATGAAAAGTTCTCATGAAGAGATGGATAATCTTCACAAAAAATGTGAAAGGGAAGAAAGGTTGACTGTAGAACTTAGGGAAAAAGTGGATCAGACTGCCCAGTACAACAGTGAACTAGAACAGAAGGTGAATGAATTAACAGCAGGACTGgaagaaactttaaaagaaaaggatgaaaagaaccAAAAACTGGAAAAACTTACAGCTCAGTTGAAAACTCTCTCCGAAGACCAGGAAGCCATGTCATTGGAAGTGAGGTCTCTTCGTGAAGAAAATAGCAGACTGAGTTCGGAGAAGAACCTGCTGAGCAGGGATCTGGAAGCCCTCCTGTCTCAAAAAGAAGGAGATGTTGCACTTCAGAAGCAGATCTCTGAAGTAGAAGAGGAACTTCGGTTAGCTGTCAGAGAAAGGGATGATTTGAATAAACTTTTGGAAAACGAgcaagttcagaagttgtttGTCAAAGCTCAGTTGTGTGGTTTTCTTGAACAGATGGAGTCAAAGGTTTCACAAGAAAGGGAAGAACAGGATGTTGTAAATATCCTACAAGCCATGGGTGAATCCTtagataaaataaatgaagaaaaatacaacttGGCTTTTCAGTATGATGAAAGAAAAGTAGagttagaaaaaaagattaaGCTCCTTCAAGAAGAGCATATGGTTCAGTGTGAGGAACTTAGGTCTCTACTAACAGATTATGAGCAAGAGAAAGTTGTCCTAAGGAAAGAGTTAGAAGAAGCCCTCTTGGAAAAGGAGGCCCTGCAGTCTGACCTTCTGGAGATGAAGAATGCCGGTGAACAAACAAGGTTTGAAAATCAGAATCTCCTAATTCAGGTTGAAGAAATGTCTCAAAAATTGtgtagagaaaatgaaaaccatcatgaaaaagaaaaagattttataaAAGAACTTGAAAACCTAAGGTCATTATTGGAACAGAAAGAATCTGAATTGCAAGATGTGAAAGCAGAGTTAATATCATTAAAGGTAATattaatgtgaattttatttaagTAAATTCTTAGTTCTAGTCACAAGCTCTAGACAATATAAATATTACCATTTTTACACTTCGAAGTCAAATTTTTAGCATTTAAGCTCAAATGCAAATTTTTGAAAAGTACATTAAACATATTCATATCACACTTAATCACACTGATTACTGTTGGTTTTAGATTATTTTGGAATCTTGATTTTACATAAGATTAAGTGGCCAGGGGGTTAAATGTTGGTCAAAAGTAGTCACAGCAAAACTACAACTAAAtgtgaaaattttttaattttatccttGTGTGATACACATATTACCTTAAAGCACACtgttaagcaaaaagaaaataggcTAAAGCAATATTTCATTTTAGCCAAAACTTCAGATTTTTCTCCCAAGATTGTGGCAGGATAAACTATGGTCATCATTTAATCTCTTCCTTATTACATCATGTATTTGATACCCATTGGGTGGGTCATCTTGGGTTTGGCTGCTATTGTTTTTAGTAGTAAATGCTATGTGCATGATGAGATCAGAATTACTGGGTCTCTAAAGGGAAGAGAGTCTGTTCAGGTGATTGCTCTCTGTATGAATtctctttaataatattttttttttcatgcttagCATAACGGCCAGTTCATCATGGGGAATGCAGTGATTGTCTTTGTTTTTCCTATAAAATCTAGGATTCCTTTAAGAAATCACCTTCTGTAGAAAGTGATCAACCTTCAGTAAAAGAGTTTGAAGAAAAAATAGGTAACTATGGTTTTGCATGTTTTTATGGTTAATTGAACAGATTCTTAGAACAGAATGGGAAGTTCTCTCTCCAGTTAATGAGGTGTTAAAAGCATAGTATCACTCTTCTTCTGATGGCCTCTG
This region of Ovis canadensis isolate MfBH-ARS-UI-01 breed Bighorn chromosome 3, ARS-UI_OviCan_v2, whole genome shotgun sequence genomic DNA includes:
- the GCC2 gene encoding GRIP and coiled-coil domain-containing protein 2; the encoded protein is MEEPVHDGVASPAAPGTGKSKLEALTKEDLIKFAKKQMMLIQKTKLRCTELEKEVEELRSKLVAGGADIIKALTERLDAVLLEKAETEQHCVSLKKENIKMKQEVEDSVTKLEDVQKELEQSQRSYGKEIENLRNELTTVHSRYSNDKADWQKEVEEAAKKQLELSEQLRFQSDSEDNVKKLQEEIQKIKLVSEDQILCLQKQLEIATNKKEQEITHLQGVIEANCQQYQKDINSLQEELVQLKSTHQEEVKELMCQIETSAKEHEAEVNYLIQLKDNLVRKCEAGEMNIQEKYKCELENEGKASGADQENQVCSLLLQEDSLVEQAVNEKVRHLEDALKELESQHSILKDELTYMNNLKLKLEIDAQHIKDEFFHEREDLEFKINELLLAKEEQGYIIEKLKSELEDANKQFCCTIEQHNKEVQSLKKQHQKEITELNETFLSDSEKEKLTLMFEIQGLKEQCEKLQQEKQEAMLNYEGLREIMEILQTELGESAEKISQEFESMKQQQAFNINELQQKLQTAFNEKDALLETVNCLQRENDNLLSQQECVPELENTIKNLQEKNELYLVSLSQRDTMLQEFEAKISSLTEEKYDFISKMKSSHEEMDNLHKKCEREERLTVELREKVDQTAQYNSELEQKVNELTAGLEETLKEKDEKNQKLEKLTAQLKTLSEDQEAMSLEVRSLREENSRLSSEKNLLSRDLEALLSQKEGDVALQKQISEVEEELRLAVRERDDLNKLLENEQVQKLFVKAQLCGFLEQMESKVSQEREEQDVVNILQAMGESLDKINEEKYNLAFQYDERKVELEKKIKLLQEEHMVQCEELRSLLTDYEQEKVVLRKELEEALLEKEALQSDLLEMKNAGEQTRFENQNLLIQVEEMSQKLCRENENHHEKEKDFIKELENLRSLLEQKESELQDVKAELISLKDSFKKSPSVESDQPSVKEFEEKIGYLEKEAKEKEEKISKLKLVAVKAKKELDSSRKEAQTLQEELEFVRSERDQLSTSMRDLIQGAENYKNLLSEYDKQSEQLDAEKERANNFEHQVEDLTRQLRSLTFQCEKLTSDNEDFLARIETLQSNACLLEVQILEVQKAKAMADKELEAEKLQKEQKIKEYASSVNELEELQLQLQKEKKQLQKTMQELELVRKDAQQTTLMNMEIADYERLMRELNQKLANKNSKIEDLEQEIKIQKQKQETLQEEMTSLQAVVQQYEEKNTKIKQLLVKTKKELADVRQAETDHLKLQASLKGELEASQQQVEVYKIQLAEVTAEKHKAHEHLKASADQHQRTLGAYQQRVSALQEECREARAEQAAVASEFESYKVRVHNVLKQQKNKSVSQTEAEGAKQEREHLEMLIDQLKLKLQDTQNSLQISASELQALQCEHCALLERHNRVLQEAVGKEAELREKLCSVQSENSALKAEHTQTVDQLTAQHEALRGGFREQVWQLQEEHRRTVETLQQQLCRLEAQLLEPRSEPATRSPASSQQPLRSLRERRSADLPFLDVQVTAREEGEGMETTDLERGSPTSTAAQSLEQLLSSPEARLEPPAWHNEFTKEELVQKLNSTTKSADHLNGLLRETEATNAILMEQIKLLKSEVRRLERNQEREKSAANLEYLKNVLLQFILLKPGSERARLLPVVDTMLQLSPEEKTRLAAAAQGEEESGTRSSGWASYLHSWSGLR